One window of Canis lupus baileyi chromosome 21, mCanLup2.hap1, whole genome shotgun sequence genomic DNA carries:
- the PSMC3 gene encoding 26S proteasome regulatory subunit 6A isoform X2 produces the protein MSTEEIIQRTRLLDSEIKIMKSEVLRVTHELQAMKDKIKENSEKIKVNKTLPYLVSNVIELLDVDPNDQEEDGANIDLDSQRKGKCAVIKTSTRQTYFLPVIGLVDAEKLKPGDLVGVNKDSYLILETLPTEYDSRVKAMEVDERPTEQYSDIGGLDKQIQELVEAIVLPMNHKEKFENLGIQPPKGVLMYGPPGTGKTLLARACAAQTKATFLKLAGPQLVQMFIGDGAKLVRDAFALAKEKAPSIIFIDELDAIGTKRFDSEKAGDREVQRTMLELLNQLDGFQPNTQVKVIAATNRVDILDPALLRSGRLDRKIEFPMPNEEARARIMQIHSRKMNVSPDVNYEELARCTDDFNGAQCKAVCVEAGMIALRRGATELTHEDYMEGILEVQAKKKANLQYYA, from the exons ATGTCCACAGAAGAGATTATCCAGCGCACACGGCTGCTGGACAGTGAGATCAAG ATCATGAAGAGTGAAGTGTTGCGAGTTACCCATGAACTTCAGGCCATGAAAGACAAGATCAAAGAGAACAGTGAGAAAATCAAAGTGAACAAGACCTTGCCGTATCTTGTCTCCAACGTCATcgag CTTTTAGATGTTGATCCCAATGATCAAGAAGAGGATGGTGCCAATATTGACCTGGATTCTCAGAGGAAGGGTAAATGTGCAGTGATCAAAACCTCTACACGACAG ACATACTTCTTGCCTGTGATTGGGTTGGTGGATGCTGAAAAGCTAAAGCCAGGAGATTTGGTG GGTGTGAACAAAGACTCCtatctgatcctggagaccctgcccACAGAGTATGACTCACGGGTGAAGGCCATGGAGGTGGATGAGAGGCCCACGGAACAATATAGTGACATCGGGGGCCTGGATAAGCAGATTCAGGAG CTGGTGGAGGCTATTGTCTTGCCAATGAACCACAAGGAGAAGTTCGAGAACTTGGGGATCCAGCCTCCAAAAGGGGTGTTGATGTATGGCCCCCCAGGTACAGGGAAGACGCTGCTGGCCCGGGCTTGCGCTGCACAAACCAAG GCTACCTTCCTGAAGCTGGCTGGCCCCCAGCTGGTGCAGATGTTCATTGGGGATGGTGCCAAGCTGGTCCGGGATGCCTTTGCCCTGGCCAAGGAGAAAGCGCCATCCATTATCTTCATTGATGAGCTGGATGCCATTGGCACTAAGCG CTTTGACAGTGAGAAGGCCGGAGATCGGGAGGTGCAGAGGACAATGTTGGAGCTTCTGAACCAGCTGGATGGGTTCCAACCCAACACTCAAGTAAAG GTCATTGCAGCCACCAACAGGGTGGACATCCTCGACCCTGCACTGCTCCGCTCAGGCCGTCTGGACCGGAAGATTGAATTCCCAATGCCCAACGAGGAGGCCCGGGCCAGAATCATGCAGATCCACTCCCGCAAGATGAATGTCAG TCCTGATGTGAACTATGAGGAGCTGGCCCGCTGTACGGATGACTTCAATGGGGCCCAGTGCAAGGCCGTGTGTGTGGAGGCG
- the PSMC3 gene encoding 26S proteasome regulatory subunit 6A isoform X1, with product MATVWDEAEQDGIGEEVLKMSTEEIIQRTRLLDSEIKIMKSEVLRVTHELQAMKDKIKENSEKIKVNKTLPYLVSNVIELLDVDPNDQEEDGANIDLDSQRKGKCAVIKTSTRQTYFLPVIGLVDAEKLKPGDLVGVNKDSYLILETLPTEYDSRVKAMEVDERPTEQYSDIGGLDKQIQELVEAIVLPMNHKEKFENLGIQPPKGVLMYGPPGTGKTLLARACAAQTKATFLKLAGPQLVQMFIGDGAKLVRDAFALAKEKAPSIIFIDELDAIGTKRFDSEKAGDREVQRTMLELLNQLDGFQPNTQVKVIAATNRVDILDPALLRSGRLDRKIEFPMPNEEARARIMQIHSRKMNVSPDVNYEELARCTDDFNGAQCKAVCVEAGMIALRRGATELTHEDYMEGILEVQAKKKANLQYYA from the exons ATGGCGACCGTGTGGGATGAGGCTGAG caagaTGGAATCGGGGAGGAGGTGCTCAAGATGTCCACAGAAGAGATTATCCAGCGCACACGGCTGCTGGACAGTGAGATCAAG ATCATGAAGAGTGAAGTGTTGCGAGTTACCCATGAACTTCAGGCCATGAAAGACAAGATCAAAGAGAACAGTGAGAAAATCAAAGTGAACAAGACCTTGCCGTATCTTGTCTCCAACGTCATcgag CTTTTAGATGTTGATCCCAATGATCAAGAAGAGGATGGTGCCAATATTGACCTGGATTCTCAGAGGAAGGGTAAATGTGCAGTGATCAAAACCTCTACACGACAG ACATACTTCTTGCCTGTGATTGGGTTGGTGGATGCTGAAAAGCTAAAGCCAGGAGATTTGGTG GGTGTGAACAAAGACTCCtatctgatcctggagaccctgcccACAGAGTATGACTCACGGGTGAAGGCCATGGAGGTGGATGAGAGGCCCACGGAACAATATAGTGACATCGGGGGCCTGGATAAGCAGATTCAGGAG CTGGTGGAGGCTATTGTCTTGCCAATGAACCACAAGGAGAAGTTCGAGAACTTGGGGATCCAGCCTCCAAAAGGGGTGTTGATGTATGGCCCCCCAGGTACAGGGAAGACGCTGCTGGCCCGGGCTTGCGCTGCACAAACCAAG GCTACCTTCCTGAAGCTGGCTGGCCCCCAGCTGGTGCAGATGTTCATTGGGGATGGTGCCAAGCTGGTCCGGGATGCCTTTGCCCTGGCCAAGGAGAAAGCGCCATCCATTATCTTCATTGATGAGCTGGATGCCATTGGCACTAAGCG CTTTGACAGTGAGAAGGCCGGAGATCGGGAGGTGCAGAGGACAATGTTGGAGCTTCTGAACCAGCTGGATGGGTTCCAACCCAACACTCAAGTAAAG GTCATTGCAGCCACCAACAGGGTGGACATCCTCGACCCTGCACTGCTCCGCTCAGGCCGTCTGGACCGGAAGATTGAATTCCCAATGCCCAACGAGGAGGCCCGGGCCAGAATCATGCAGATCCACTCCCGCAAGATGAATGTCAG TCCTGATGTGAACTATGAGGAGCTGGCCCGCTGTACGGATGACTTCAATGGGGCCCAGTGCAAGGCCGTGTGTGTGGAGGCG
- the RAPSN gene encoding 43 kDa receptor-associated protein of the synapse, whose translation MGQDQTKQQIEKGLQLYQSNQTEKALHVWMKVLEKSADLVGRFRVLGCLVTAHSEMGRYKEMLKFAVVQIDTARELEDADFLLESYLNLARSNEKLCEFHKTISYCKTCVGLPGTRAGAQLGGQVSLSMGNAFLGLSLFQKALESFEKALRYAHNNDDAMLECRVCCSLGSFYAQVKDYEKALFFPCKAAELVSDYGKGWSLKYRAMSQYHMAVAYRLLGHLGSAMECCEESMKIALQHGDRPLQALCLLCFADIHRSRGDLETAFPRYDSAMSIMTEIGNRLGQVQVLLGVAKCWIARKALDKALDVIEKAQDLAEEVGNKLSQLKLHCLSESIYRSKGLQRELRAHVVRFHECVEETELYCGLCGESIGERNSRLQALPCSHIFHLRCLQNNGTRSCPNCRRSSMKPGFV comes from the exons ATGGGGCAGGACCAGACGAAGCAGCAGATCGAGAAGGGGCTCCAGCTGTACCAGTCCAACCAGACCGAGAAGGCGCTGCACGTGTGGATGAAGGTGCTGGAGAAGAGCGCCGACCTCGTGGGGCGCTTCCGCGTGCTGGGCTGCCTGGTGACGGCGCACTCGGAGATGGGCCGCTACAAGGAGATGCTGAAG TTCGCTGTGGTACAGATCGACACGGCTCGGGAGCTGGAGGATGCCGACTTCCTTCTGGAGAGCTACCTGAACCTGGCACGCAGCAACGAGAAGCTGTGTGAGTTCCACAAGACCATCTCCTACTGCAAGACTTGCGTCGGCCTGCCCGGCACCAGGGCGGGCGCCCAGCTCGGAGGCCAGGTCAGCCTGAGCATGGGCAAtgccttcctgggcctcagcctctTCCAGAAGGCGCTGGAGAGCTTCGAGAAGGCCCTGCGCTACGCCCACAACAATGACGACGCCATGCTCGAGTGCCGCGTCTGCTGCAGCCTGGGCAGCTTCTATGCCCAGGTCAAG GACTACGAGAAAGCCCTGTTCTTCCCCTGCAAGGCCGCAGAGCTCGTTAGCGACTACGGCAAAGGCTGGAGCCTCAAGTACCGGGCCATGAGCCAGTACCACATGGCTGTGGCGTACCgcctgctgggccacctgggcagTGCCATGGAGTGTTGTGag GAATCTATGAAGATTGCACTGCAGCACGGGGACCGGCCACTCCAGGCACTCTGCCTGCTGTGCTTTGCTGACATCCACCGGAGCCGTGGGGACCTGGAG ACAGCCTTCCCCAGGTACGACTCTGCCATGAGCATCATGACTGAGATTGGAAACCgcctggggcaggtgcaggtTCTGCTGGGAGTGGCCAAATGCTGGATAGCCAGGAAAGCACTGGACAAG GCTCTGGATGTCATCGAGAAAGCCCAGGACCTGGCGGAGGAAGTGGGGAACAAG CTAAGCCAGCTCAAGCTGCACTGCCTGAGTGAGAGCATCTACCGCAGCAAGGGGCTGCAGCGGGAGCTGCGTGCCCATGTCGTGCGCTTCCATGAGTGTGTGGAGGAGACTGAGCTCTACTGCGGGCTGTGTGGCGAGTCCATAGGTGAGAGGAACAGCCGGCTGCAGGCCCTGCCCTGCTCGCACATCTTCCACCTCAG GTGCCTGCAGAACAACGGGACGCGGAGCTGCCCCAACTGCCGCCGCTCATCCATGAAGCCTGGCTTTGTGTGA